From a region of the Mytilus galloprovincialis chromosome 3, xbMytGall1.hap1.1, whole genome shotgun sequence genome:
- the LOC143068961 gene encoding alpha-(1,6)-fucosyltransferase-like translates to MKSWKIIGALLASWLVILIYMSNSFSSDNNNANDLERQLKRALRELEQLKTQNNQLQSVAEDIRKVKLKSGGNSQLKEIEDRFNMIDNGNSKTEVKDTCQAGVYSLAHELQQRKVDRDITEFWFYMNTKLEKLKTNGNNEAARDILKRAQDYQRTLRNDLQSLYDTDEMDKWREKEGKELGELVQKRLHYIQNPKDCSKAKKIVCNLSKGCGYGCQLHHVTYCLITAYALERTMVLESKGWRYAAAGWETVFLPLSDNCIDRQGQGARHWSDPRNLVNEMAIEMPIIDSLHPRPDFLPLAIPEDLAPRLTKLHGNPSVWWIGQIVKYLTRPQPHLQKDIESVNQRLKFSGPIVGVHVRRTDKVGTEAAFHGIDEYMKYVEEYFDLLETKQKVEKRKIFLASDDPSVATEARQKYPHYEIINDPDITQSAGLNKRYTDESLRGIILDIHFLSLCDHLVCTFSSQVCRVAYEMMQTMYGDASSKFKSLDDIFYFGGQNAHNEKVVERHVAQSNTEIDLEPGDLIGIAGNHWDGFSKGLNRRTGKTGLYPSYKTIDHVTTSKMPLYRQVS, encoded by the exons ATGAAGTCTTGGAAGATCATTGGTGCTTTGCTTGCATCTTGGTTGGTTATTCTAATTTATATGAGTAACTCATTTAGTTCGGACAACAATAATGCCAATGATTTGGAAAGACAGTTGAAGAGAGCACTCAGGGAGTTGGAACaattaaaaactcaaaataatCAATTACAATCAGTAGCTGAAGATATAAG AAAGGTGAAATTAAAGTCTGGTGGAAACAGTCAGCTTAAAGAAATAGAGGACAGATTTAATATGATAGACAATGGAAACTCCAAGACTGAAGTCAAAGATACATGTcaag CGGGTGTTTACTCCTTGGCACATGAGTTACAACAAAGGAAGGTCGACAGAGATATTACTGAGTTCTGGTTCTATATGAATACTAAACttgaaaagttaaaaactaatggaAATAATGAAGCAGCACGAGATATCCTAAAACGTGCTCAAGACTATCAAAG AACATTAAGAAATGATTTGCAGTCATTGTATGATACTGATGAAATGGACAAATGGAGAGAGAAAGAAGGAAAAGAGCTAGGAGAGTTAGTACAGAAAAGGCTGCACTACATTCAG AACCCAAAAGACTGTAGCAAGGCAAAGAAAATTGTGTGCAATCTCAGTAAGGGGTGTGGTTATGGCTGTCAGTTACATCATGTGACCTACTGTCTCATTACTGCCTATGCTTTGGAGAGAACAATGGTATTGGAGTCCAAGGGTTGGAGATATGCTGCAGCAGGGTGGGAGACTGTCTTCCTGCCATTGAGTGACAATTGTATTGACAGACAGGGACAAGGAGCTAGACATTGGTCAG ATCCAAGAAATTTAGTGAATGAGATGGCAATAGAGATGCCTATTATTGACAGTTTACACCCACGTCCTGATTTCCTGCCCTTAGCTATTCCAGAGGATCTGGCACCTCGTCTTACCAAGTTACATGGAAATCCATCCGTTTGGTGGATCGGTCAGATAGTTAAATATCTGACACGTCCACAACCACATCTACAAAAAGATATAGAATCAGTTAATCAAAGGTTGAAGTTTTCTGGTCCAATTGTGGG AGTACATGTTAGAAGAACAGATAAAGTAGGAACTGAAGCAGCCTTCCACGGTATTGATGAGTATATGAAATATGTAGAAGAATACTTTGATTTATTAGAgaccaaacagaaagtagaaaaacgGAAAATATTTTTAGCATCAGACGATCCATCTGTGGCTACAGAAGCTAGACAAAA ATATCCGCACTATGAAATAATAAATGACCCAGACATTACCCAATCAGCTGGACTCAACAAACGCTATACTGATGAATCTTTACGAGGAATAATTTTAGACATCCATTTCTTATCACTGTGTGATCACCTAGTCTGTACTTTCTCATCACAG gtttgtcgtgttgcttatgaaatGATGCAGACAATGTACGGTGATGCCtcatcaaaatttaaatcattagACGATATATTTTACTTTGGTGGACAAAACGCCCACAATGAGAAGGTGGTCGAGAGACATGTAGCGCAAAGTAATACAGAAATAGATTTAGAACCTGGTGATTTGATTGGAATAGCAGGGAATCATTGGGACGGTTTTTCAAAAGGTTTAAATAGACGGACAGGAAAAACAGGATTGTATCCTTCTTATAAAACGATTGATCATGTGACAACATCTAAAATGCCATTATATCGTCAGGTTAGCTAA